The sequence CCGATCACGGACAACGCGGGGGGTATCGTCGAGATGTCCCGCCAGCCCGAGAACATCCGCAAGAAGACCGACCGCTTGGACGCGGTCGGAAACACGACAAAGGCCTTGACCAAGGGCTACGCCATCGGCTCGGCGGCGTTGGCGGCCTTCCTCCTCTTCTCGGCCTACCTCGACGAGATATTCAACTACACTGCCAGGAGAATCGGCGTGGACCTCTCCAAGCCAGAGGTCTTCATAGGAGCTATGCTCGGGGCCATGCTCGTCTTCCTCTTTTCGTCTCTCGCCATCCGGGCCGTGGGCACGGCGGCCTTCGCGGTCATCAACGAGGTGCGCCGGCAGTTTAAGGCCAAGCCCGGCATCATGAAGGGCACCGAGGAGCCGGATTACGGGCAATGCGTGGACATAGTGACCTTGGGGGCCTTGAAGGCCATGGTCCTTCCCGGAATACTGGCAGTCGCCGGACCGATCCTGGTGGGCCTCATATTCAAGGTGTTCATTACCCCCGCCGATCCCACCATCGCGGCCGAGGCCGTGGCGGGGCTGCTCATGATCGGCACGGTGAGCGGAATCCTGGTGGCGCTTTTCCTTAATAACAGCGGCGGGGCCTGGGATAACGCCAAGAAGTACATCGAGACCGGGGCTTACGGCGGCAAGGGTTCCGACACCCACAAGGCGGCCGTGGTGGGCGACACCGTGGGCGATCCCTTCAAGGACACGGCGGGCCCGTCTTTGCACGTCTTGATCAAGCTCCTGGCCACCATTACCTTGGTGCTGGCACCCATGTTTCTCTAGAAAATTGCTATAATACTGACGGTTTTTTTAACTAGGAGCTTTCATGCAACCGCAAGCCAATCCCATCATCAGTCTTTTCCCCATCGCCGCCATATTCCTCATTTTCTACTTCCTGCTCATCCGCCCCCAACAGAAGCAGCAGAAGGCGCATCAGAAGATGCTGGAGGGCCTTAAGAAAGGGGACCGGATACTAACCACCGGAGGCCTTTACGGCGCCATAGTGGGGCTCAAGGGCAATGATCTCGAGGTGCGCTTCTCAGAGACCGTGAAGCTGACCGTGGCACGCTCCGCGGTGGCTTCTCTTCTTTCCTCCGAGGGAGACTGCGCGCAAACCTCGGCCAAGACGCCCAGCGCCATCTCCTAGGACCTTGACACCATGAATAAATTCCAACTCAAATGGCTGGGGGTTTTGGCCTCCATAGGCCTTGCCGTTTTTCTCCTCTATCCCTCCATCAACTGGTATTCCATGGACGCCAAGGAGCGCGGGCGCCTGGAGGCCTACCGCCTGCGGCCGAAGTGGCTGCTCAACCTCGGCCTCGATCTCAAGGGCGGAACCCATCTTCTTATGGAGCTCGACGTCTCCCAACTTCCCCCCCAGGCCGACGTGAACGACGCCATGAGCAGGGCCATCGAGATCATCCGCAACCGCGTGGACCAATTCGGGGTGGCCGAGCCGCTCATCGTCAAGCAGGGCGCGCGTTGGATCGTGGTCCAGCTGCCCGGCATCACCAACTCCCAGCAGGCCAAGGAGCTCATCGGCAAAACCGCCCTTCTCGAGTTCCGGATGGTGGAGAGCTCGGAGAAGGCCCAGCAGGCCCTCAATAAATTATCCGAGCTGGGCGCGGCCTTCGAGGGCGAGAAGATTTCCCCTGCGGCCGCCAAGCTCGTGCCAGCGGGAACGGAGCTTTTCCGGGGCAAGGACAACTCGATCTATCTTTTGAGCAAGAACGCGCCCTTGACCGGTGCCCAGCTTGACACGGCCAGGGTCGAGACCGGAGGCGGCGACTACGGGATGCCGGTGGTGGCCTTCAAGTTCAAGCCGGAAGCGGCGAGCGTGTTCTCCAATCTCACGGCGGCCAACGTGGGCAAGAACCTCGCCATTGTTTTGGACGGCGTCGTCTACTCGGCTCCCGTCATTAAAGGAAGGATTCCCGGGAGCTCCGGCATCATCGAGGGCAATTTCACGATCGAGGAGGCCAAGAGCCTGGCCATCGTGCTGCGGGCGGGCGCCCTTCCCGCCCCCGTCAACATCATCGAGGAGCGCACCATCGGTCCCACGGTGGGAGAGGACTCGATCAAGTCCGGGCTCTATTCGACCCTCATCGCGGGGGCACTCATTTTCGCCTTCATGGTGGTCTATTACAGCTTCGCGGGTTTCGTGGCCGACCTCGCTCTGATCTTGAACCTGGTGCTCCTTCTGGCCTGCATGGCCTATTTCGGCTTCACCTTGAGCCTGCCCGGCATCGTGGGCATCGTGCTCACCTTGGCCATCTCGGTGGACGACAACGTCCTTATCTTCGAGCGCATCCGCGAGGAGCTGGCCTTGGGCAAGCCCGTGCGCATCGCGCTCGAGACCGGCTACGATAAGGCCTGGACCGCGATCTGGGACTCGATGGTGGCCACCGGCATCTCCTCCATTTTCCTCTTCCAGTTCGGCAGCGGCCCCATTAAGGGATTCGCCGTGACCTTGCTCCTGGGCATGGCCATCGGGCGCTTTACCGCCATTAATTTCACGAGGCTGGTGTTCCAGACCTACCTCTCCAATCGCGACGTCGACACCTTGAGCATAGGATAAGACATGCACATTTTCCCGAAAACCCATTTCGATTTTCTGGCCTGGCGCCGCAAGTTCTTCTTTATTTCCGCGCTTCTCCTGGGCGGCAGCATCATCTCCTTGGCCGTTCGCGGGGTCAAGTACGGCATCGACTTCACCGGAGGCACGGTCCTTCAGATCACGTTCGATAAGCCCTTGGAGCTCTCCGAACTCCGCGCAGCCGTCGAGAAGGCGGGGTTGGCGGACGCCGCCCTCCAGCATTTCTCCGGCACCAGCACCTTCGTCATCCGCATCCAGGCCGACCCCAACCAGTCGGCCGAGAAGATCGAGAAGCAATTGGCGGCGATCCAGGCCGCGGTGGGCGAGGACAAGTTCCGGGTGGACAACAAGGAGTTCGTGGGCCCAGCCGTGGGAAAGCACTTGTTTCGCCAGGCTTTGTGGGCGATCGTCCTGTCGTTGGCCGGGATCATCGTTTACCTGGCTTTCCGCTTCGCCAATCCGATGTGGGGCGTGGCGGGAATAGTGGCCCTTTTTCACGACGTGCTCGCCACCTACGGCCTCTTCTCGGTCCTGGGGGCGGAGGTGGATCTTCTCATCATCTCGGCCATTCTCACCATCGGCGGCTATTCCATACACGACACCATCATCATTCTCGACCGCATGCGGGAGAAGATGCGGATCATGCGCAAGGACCCCTTGAACGTGGTCATGAACGAGAGCATCAACGAGACCTTGTCTCGGACCGTGATCACGAGCCTCACGGTGCTTGCCGTGGTCATCATCGTTTTTTTCTTCGGCGGCAAGGTCATCCACCACTTCGCGATGGCCATGGTCTTCGGCGTGATCGTCGGGACTTATTCCAGCATCGCGGTGGCGGCCCCATTGGTGTATGAATGGTCCCTTCATTCCCGAACGGCGGCGAAAAAATAGATGCGGAAAATCATCGGATTTAAGCTCGCCTTAAGTCCGAGAGATATTCAGCGCCGCGCAAAAAAAGCACAAGTAGCCCTCGACGCTCTCGCCATGGGCGAGGCGGAGCTCCAAAAGCTGTCGGGAGAAGCCGCCAAGATGCTCAGGCCCGGCCTTCTCTTCGACACCTTCGCGCATCCGGATCCGGAGCAGTCCCTGCTTTCCCCCATCCCGGGCCTCGCCTATAGCCTTGCCTTGATCACCTTGGGCGAGGGGTGGTTGGAGGTGGCGGCAGATCTTGGGGCCCAGACCCCGTCGCTCGCGTGCTTGATGCCCCTTATTAGGGACTCGGCATTGGACGAGTCCCTGCGCTTCGCCTCTTCTCTTATCGAGGAGGAGGCCAAGAAGGACTCCTGCGAGTTGAGCCCCATCTCCAAGCTCTCTGAGCCCGCGGCCCTCGAGGCGGCCTTGCGCAAGCTCGAGGGCGCCAAGATCGGGCTCTCCCTGGCCGATGGGGCTTTGTCCCCTCAGCCGGCCCTGGCCTGCGCCTTGAGTTGGGTCGCGAAAGCCAAGTCAAGGTCCAAGGGCTCCGGCAAGTCCCGGTAGTGCTGCTCGCCTGGATCGTTCCTCCCCTGGTTTACCTGTACATGTCGCTGGTGGGCGTTACCACGCGGGTGACGGTCTTTGGGGCGGAGCACCGCAGGCGCCTGCGCGGCCGCGGCCAGAGGTTCATCTACGCCTTCTGGCACCAGCGCCAGGTGTTCTTCACCTGGAGCCACCGGGGAGACCCCGCCGCGGTCCTGGTCAGCCGCAGCCGGGACGGCGAGCTTATCGCCCGGACCATGCGCCTCTCGCGCCTCTCGGCCTTGCGCGGCTCCTCGACGAGGGGGGCGGTCCCGGCCGTGCGCGGCATGATCGAGGCCTTGGACAGCGGTCTGGACTTGGGGGTTACCCCGGACGGCCCCAAGGGCCCGGCCCGCGAGGTCAAGCCCGGGGTCATTTACCTTGCGCAAAAGCTCCAGATCCCAATTCTCCCGATCACCAACGCGCTCTCGCGCCGGATCGAGTTCAAAAGAGCATGGGACCGATTCCAAGTCCCTCTCCCCTTCGGCAAAGCCGCGTTGTGCTACGGAGCCCCGATCTCGGTGGCTCTCGACGACGACCATTCCAAGAAGGCCAAGGAGCTGGAGGAAGCCTTAAACCTCCTCACCGAAGAGGCCGATAGGCTGGTGCGCGTGTGATCGGCTTAATCGCCTACCAGCTCCTCTTTTTGCCCGCCGCGCTTTTCTGGCTGGCCGTTTTCGCCCTTTCGCCAAGGAGGGGGCTTCTCCGAGGGTTGGGCGATGAAATCAAGGAGCGGCTCGGATTTCTGGGTCACGCCGCCCTGCGGAGGTTGAACCTCCGCAGGGTTGTTTGGATCCACGCGGCCTCGTCGGGAGAGGTCGGGGCCATGGCGGGCTTCATCAAGGCCCTGGCGCATAGGGACCCGGGCGCGCGCATCCTCGTCACGAGCTCGACGAGCGCCGGCCGTGAGAGAGCCCGAGCTCTTCCCGGCGTCTCGGCCGCGGTCATGGCCCCCCTCGATTTTATTCCCTGCCTCGGGCGCTTCATCACCGCGGCGCGGCCGCGGGCCCTTCTCATAGCCGAGACCGAGCTTTGGCCGGCCATGATAGAGTTTTGCTCGCGCAGGGCGATTCCCATCGCCGTCTTGAACGCGCGACTTTCTGAAAGAAGTTTCGGACGCTACAGGAAAGCCCGAATCTTCGTTCGCCCCTATTTAAGGCGCATTTCGCTGATTTGCGCCCAGGACGAGGCCGAGGCCGGGCGCTTCCTGGAGCTGGGAGCAAACCCTGACGCTGTCCGGGTGGCCGGCAACATGAAATGCGACCAGTCGGAGCCTCCCGCCCAGATTGGGGAGGTCCAGGGGGCATTTCGGCTTTTGGGCTGGGAGGGGCGGCCCGTTTTCGTGGCGGGCAGCACCCATCCGGGCGAGGAGGAGATTCTCCTCGACGCTTACGCGCGGGCAAGGCGCAGCTTCCCCGAATTGAAGCTTGTCCTAGCACCTCGGCATGTGGAAAGAACGGAGCGGGCGGAAACCCTCTTGCGGGCCAAAGGCATCGATTTCGCATGCTGGTCTGACTTGACGCGGGGCATTCCCCAAACGAAGACTTCCGTGCTGCTTCTCGACATCATGGGTCTGCTCCCCTCTTTTTACGCCCTCGCCCGGGCTTGCTTCGTCGGAGGAAGCCTGGTGCCGGTGGGCGGGCACAGCTTGCTTGAGCCGGCGCTGGCGGGGTCCCCGGTCCTGTTCGGGCCCCATGTGGACAACACCGAGAGCGTTGCCAGGCTCTTGGAGAGCGCTGGCTGCGGATTCATGGTGGAGGACGCGGACGCCCTATCCCGAGTTCTTGGGGATTTGCTGGCCGACCCCGTGCGCTCTCAGGCTTTGGGGAGACAAGCCTCGGAGCTGTCCCGAGGCCTACAGGGCGCTACCGAGCGCTGTCTCGACTGGGCCTGGCCGCTCGTCGCGGGCCCCCAGTGAGTCGTCTCGAGATTCTCCTCGCGACGGCTTTAGGTCTGATTACCATCTTGGTATTCGCTCCCTGCCTTGGCAATTCCTTCGTGAGCTGGGACGATTACGCCAATCTCGTCGCCAACACGCGTTACCGGGTATGGAGTTGGGCTTCGCTTAAGTGGATGTTCATGACTTCCCATCTCGGGCACTATCAACCATTGACTTGGCTTTCTTTCGCTTTGGATTATTCCATTTGGGGGCTGGACCCGCGGGGATTTCATCTCACGAATATACTGATTCATGCGGCCAACGCGATGATGTTCTATTTCTTGGCCCTGATCCTGTTTTTACGTGATCGCCGGCCGCAGACGCCGTCCCTTCCGGCCCCGCGATTATCCGCGGCTTGCGGGGCCTTGCTGGCCGCCGCTTTTTTCGCCCTCCATCCTCTACGAGTGGAATCCGTGGCCTGGGCGACGGAAAGGCGGGATGTCCTGTCCGGATTCTTCTTTCTTGCGGCTTTGCTGGCCCATGCTCGGGCGAGAGTCGGCGGGCGCGCAAAGGCTTGGCTCGCCCTTTCCTCCGTTTTTTATCTTTTCTGCATTTTATCCAAAACGGCGGCCCTTCTCTTCCCCGCGGTAGTAGTCCTCCTGGATATTATTTTTTTTGATCGGAGACCGCAATGGAAGGAGATGCTCCCCTTTGCTTGCATCGCGGCACTCGGCGGGGCTTCTGGGATATGGGCCCAAAGAGCTTCCACGGCCTTGGTGGGGCTTGATCAGGCCGGGTTTCAGGCGCGGATCGCGCAGGCTTTTTACGGCCTTGCCTTCTATTTGCGAAAGACGGCCTGGCCGAGCGGGCTTTCCCCCCTCTACGAGAAATCTTTTCTTCTTTCTCCGAGCCCGTTCTATCTTAGCGCCGTTTTCGTGCTGACTCTGGGAGCGGCGCTGATGCGGCTGCGAAAGCGCTGGCCCTGGGGCTTCGCGGCTGGGATTTATTACGTCCTCA is a genomic window of Elusimicrobiota bacterium containing:
- the secD gene encoding protein translocase subunit SecD produces the protein MNKFQLKWLGVLASIGLAVFLLYPSINWYSMDAKERGRLEAYRLRPKWLLNLGLDLKGGTHLLMELDVSQLPPQADVNDAMSRAIEIIRNRVDQFGVAEPLIVKQGARWIVVQLPGITNSQQAKELIGKTALLEFRMVESSEKAQQALNKLSELGAAFEGEKISPAAAKLVPAGTELFRGKDNSIYLLSKNAPLTGAQLDTARVETGGGDYGMPVVAFKFKPEAASVFSNLTAANVGKNLAIVLDGVVYSAPVIKGRIPGSSGIIEGNFTIEEAKSLAIVLRAGALPAPVNIIEERTIGPTVGEDSIKSGLYSTLIAGALIFAFMVVYYSFAGFVADLALILNLVLLLACMAYFGFTLSLPGIVGIVLTLAISVDDNVLIFERIREELALGKPVRIALETGYDKAWTAIWDSMVATGISSIFLFQFGSGPIKGFAVTLLLGMAIGRFTAINFTRLVFQTYLSNRDVDTLSIG
- the secF gene encoding protein translocase subunit SecF; this encodes MHIFPKTHFDFLAWRRKFFFISALLLGGSIISLAVRGVKYGIDFTGGTVLQITFDKPLELSELRAAVEKAGLADAALQHFSGTSTFVIRIQADPNQSAEKIEKQLAAIQAAVGEDKFRVDNKEFVGPAVGKHLFRQALWAIVLSLAGIIVYLAFRFANPMWGVAGIVALFHDVLATYGLFSVLGAEVDLLIISAILTIGGYSIHDTIIILDRMREKMRIMRKDPLNVVMNESINETLSRTVITSLTVLAVVIIVFFFGGKVIHHFAMAMVFGVIVGTYSSIAVAAPLVYEWSLHSRTAAKK
- a CDS encoding 3-deoxy-D-manno-octulosonic acid transferase — its product is MIGLIAYQLLFLPAALFWLAVFALSPRRGLLRGLGDEIKERLGFLGHAALRRLNLRRVVWIHAASSGEVGAMAGFIKALAHRDPGARILVTSSTSAGRERARALPGVSAAVMAPLDFIPCLGRFITAARPRALLIAETELWPAMIEFCSRRAIPIAVLNARLSERSFGRYRKARIFVRPYLRRISLICAQDEAEAGRFLELGANPDAVRVAGNMKCDQSEPPAQIGEVQGAFRLLGWEGRPVFVAGSTHPGEEEILLDAYARARRSFPELKLVLAPRHVERTERAETLLRAKGIDFACWSDLTRGIPQTKTSVLLLDIMGLLPSFYALARACFVGGSLVPVGGHSLLEPALAGSPVLFGPHVDNTESVARLLESAGCGFMVEDADALSRVLGDLLADPVRSQALGRQASELSRGLQGATERCLDWAWPLVAGPQ
- the yajC gene encoding preprotein translocase subunit YajC; amino-acid sequence: MQPQANPIISLFPIAAIFLIFYFLLIRPQQKQQKAHQKMLEGLKKGDRILTTGGLYGAIVGLKGNDLEVRFSETVKLTVARSAVASLLSSEGDCAQTSAKTPSAIS
- a CDS encoding lysophospholipid acyltransferase family protein → MLLAWIVPPLVYLYMSLVGVTTRVTVFGAEHRRRLRGRGQRFIYAFWHQRQVFFTWSHRGDPAAVLVSRSRDGELIARTMRLSRLSALRGSSTRGAVPAVRGMIEALDSGLDLGVTPDGPKGPAREVKPGVIYLAQKLQIPILPITNALSRRIEFKRAWDRFQVPLPFGKAALCYGAPISVALDDDHSKKAKELEEALNLLTEEADRLVRV